From the genome of Ectobacillus sp. JY-23, one region includes:
- a CDS encoding alpha/beta fold hydrolase, translating into MGYYVTVETSNQTEHIVNIFVEDIGPRDGKVILFLHGWPVNHKMFEYQYNELPKHGYRCIGVDLRGFGKSDRPWSGYSYNRLADDIRSIVETLQLKAFVLVGFSMGGAIAVRYMARHSGHQVAKLALLGAAAPAFTQRPGYPYGLTKDAVDKLIEDTYQNRPSMLQSFGDIFFERYITEAFKSWFFQLGLEASGHGTIQCAVSLRDEDLRADLSAVHVPTVICHGIHDKICPFVLAEIMHAGIKNSHLIPFQESGHGLFYCEREKLNRELLRFADKK; encoded by the coding sequence ATGGGCTACTATGTAACTGTTGAAACCAGTAACCAAACGGAGCATATTGTGAACATATTTGTGGAGGATATAGGACCTAGGGATGGCAAGGTGATTTTATTTTTGCATGGCTGGCCAGTGAATCATAAAATGTTTGAGTATCAATATAATGAATTGCCTAAACATGGCTACCGTTGTATTGGTGTTGATTTACGAGGATTCGGTAAGTCTGATCGTCCTTGGAGCGGCTATTCTTACAACCGACTTGCAGATGATATTCGAAGTATTGTCGAGACACTGCAGCTAAAAGCGTTTGTTTTAGTTGGGTTTTCGATGGGAGGAGCTATTGCTGTTCGCTATATGGCTCGGCATAGCGGGCATCAAGTCGCGAAATTAGCTTTACTTGGTGCTGCGGCACCAGCATTCACACAACGTCCTGGGTATCCGTATGGACTTACGAAGGATGCTGTAGACAAGCTAATTGAAGATACATATCAAAATCGACCCAGTATGCTCCAAAGCTTTGGTGACATATTTTTTGAACGGTATATTACGGAGGCTTTTAAAAGTTGGTTTTTTCAATTGGGTTTAGAGGCATCTGGGCACGGCACTATTCAATGCGCTGTATCTCTGCGGGACGAGGATTTGCGAGCGGATTTGTCCGCCGTTCATGTACCCACTGTTATTTGTCACGGTATACATGATAAAATCTGCCCTTTTGTGTTAGCAGAAATTATGCATGCTGGTATTAAAAATTCACACCTTATTCCCTTCCAAGAAAGCGGCCATGGCTTGTTTTATTGTGAGCGGGAGAAGTTAAATCGTGAGCTATTACGCTTTGCGGATAAAAAATAA
- a CDS encoding FAD-binding oxidoreductase encodes MELYNGQPYWLTTYPNAPAYPKLEEDITCDALIVGGGSCGAQCAYYMADTGLDVVVVDQRKVGHGSTCTNTALVQYLGDKMLYQLVNSFGETNAIRHTKLCEQAIADIKSACDSLDIHAEYVQRASLYYASYEKDVAKLEKEYGYLQKHGFMADMLTEEQIGKWYPFKKRAALYVQNDGELNPYKFTIGLLEKAKQKGVRIFEETAINGKVFKEDGAIFYTKTNHTIKAKHVIIASGYEGLSFKKDKNAVLTTTYAIVTNPVEDFSSWHERTLIWETARPYIYMRTTADNRIIIGGLDDDVISPMQREGKLPHKRDKLVQEFQKLFPNLNVRPEFYLGAYYAGTHDGLPMLGHYEEMPNCHIIFGYGDNGLVYNMLLAKITRDVITKGTHEALDIYLQTRPMMQ; translated from the coding sequence ATGGAACTATATAATGGACAACCATATTGGCTCACAACATATCCAAATGCACCTGCATATCCAAAGCTAGAGGAAGATATTACATGTGATGCATTGATTGTCGGTGGGGGCAGCTGCGGTGCGCAATGCGCATATTATATGGCAGATACAGGACTTGATGTAGTGGTTGTAGATCAGCGGAAGGTTGGACACGGAAGTACATGTACAAATACTGCACTTGTTCAATACTTAGGGGATAAAATGCTCTATCAGCTTGTGAACTCGTTTGGCGAAACAAATGCAATCAGGCATACCAAGCTGTGTGAGCAAGCGATTGCAGATATTAAATCTGCGTGTGATTCACTAGATATTCATGCTGAATATGTACAGCGTGCCAGCTTGTATTATGCGAGCTATGAAAAAGATGTAGCTAAGCTGGAAAAAGAATATGGGTATTTGCAAAAGCATGGGTTTATGGCAGACATGTTGACTGAAGAACAAATTGGTAAGTGGTATCCATTTAAAAAACGAGCGGCATTGTACGTACAAAATGATGGGGAACTCAATCCTTATAAATTTACAATTGGACTATTGGAGAAGGCGAAGCAGAAAGGCGTGCGCATATTTGAGGAAACAGCCATTAATGGAAAAGTATTCAAAGAAGATGGCGCGATATTTTATACGAAAACTAACCATACGATTAAAGCTAAGCATGTTATTATTGCGAGCGGGTATGAAGGACTAAGTTTTAAAAAGGACAAAAACGCGGTGCTCACTACTACATATGCTATTGTTACAAATCCTGTAGAAGATTTCAGCAGTTGGCACGAACGTACGCTGATATGGGAAACGGCAAGACCGTATATTTATATGCGCACAACAGCTGATAATCGCATTATAATCGGGGGATTAGATGACGATGTGATTAGTCCGATGCAACGAGAAGGAAAATTACCGCACAAGCGCGATAAGCTTGTGCAAGAATTTCAAAAACTTTTTCCGAATCTAAACGTCCGACCAGAGTTTTACTTAGGTGCCTATTATGCAGGAACCCACGATGGTTTACCAATGCTCGGTCATTATGAAGAAATGCCAAATTGTCATATTATCTTTGGCTATGGTGATAACGGACTGGTTTATAATATGCTTTTGGCGAAAATAACAAGAGATGTAATTACAAAGGGCACACATGAAGCCTTGGATATTTATTTACAAACAAGACCGATGATGCAATAG
- a CDS encoding GNAT family N-acetyltransferase — MEVRLLQPDDAAGYWELRLEALKNHPTAFGTSYEEALQRVNPIQQIAERFINPGEYTFGAFVDGELIGVVTLMQEQAKKFCHRATIFAMYVTPENRGRGIAKALLQAAIKQAQQVESIIKINLTVVSENVSAKALYQNLGFQVFGTEEKALYYNDVYYDEEHMVLFL, encoded by the coding sequence ATGGAAGTGAGGTTGTTGCAGCCTGATGATGCGGCAGGGTATTGGGAATTGAGATTAGAAGCACTTAAGAACCATCCTACAGCGTTTGGAACTAGTTACGAGGAAGCTTTACAGCGAGTGAATCCGATTCAACAGATAGCGGAGCGCTTTATAAACCCTGGGGAATATACGTTCGGTGCATTTGTGGACGGTGAATTAATTGGCGTAGTAACACTCATGCAGGAACAAGCGAAGAAGTTTTGTCATCGTGCTACCATTTTCGCGATGTACGTCACGCCCGAAAACCGTGGTAGGGGTATAGCTAAAGCATTGTTACAGGCGGCCATTAAACAGGCTCAACAAGTAGAGTCCATCATCAAAATTAATTTAACAGTTGTGTCAGAAAACGTAAGTGCGAAAGCTTTGTATCAAAATTTAGGCTTTCAAGTATTCGGTACAGAAGAGAAAGCGCTTTACTACAACGATGTATACTATGATGAAGAGCACATGGTTTTATTTCTGTAA
- a CDS encoding YidH family protein: MGLHNAKKQTTTIDSQYIQQHLANERTYLAWLRTAIAVSGLGFLVANLHFAVREELTALGNKIAILIGFTSIVVGIIIIALATWSYLVKRKEINEQTFQAVGPMTIWISLAVILLILVIASYFLIYIG, encoded by the coding sequence TTGGGATTGCATAACGCGAAAAAACAAACAACTACCATTGATTCACAATATATTCAGCAGCACTTAGCGAATGAACGAACTTATCTCGCATGGCTACGAACGGCTATCGCAGTGTCCGGTCTTGGATTTTTAGTTGCTAACCTGCATTTTGCAGTACGCGAAGAGCTCACTGCGCTTGGAAATAAAATTGCCATTCTCATTGGCTTCACTTCCATTGTCGTAGGCATCATTATCATTGCTTTAGCTACATGGAGCTATTTGGTTAAGCGTAAGGAAATTAATGAGCAAACCTTTCAAGCAGTTGGGCCTATGACAATTTGGATTTCATTAGCTGTCATTTTACTTATTCTAGTCATTGCTTCCTACTTTTTGATATATATTGGGTAA
- a CDS encoding HAD family hydrolase, giving the protein MIKAIFFDLDDTLLWDQKSVKEAFAATCRFASERCGADPKLLEEAVRKEAAALYATYETYPFTQMIGINPFEGMWGNFLDEEDNFRKMKEIVPIYRKEAWTRGLRALGIENVALGEELAERFPAERRSRPFVYDETFQVLDALHGTYKLLLLTNGSPDLQNTKLSITPQLAPYFDHIVISGAFGRGKPDPSIFAHALELLSLQKEEVVMVGDNLMTDILGASRAGITSVWINRHQKERNEVIPDYEITHLEELYKILTELDKR; this is encoded by the coding sequence ATGATAAAAGCTATTTTTTTTGATTTAGATGACACGCTGTTGTGGGATCAAAAAAGTGTAAAGGAAGCATTTGCAGCAACATGCCGCTTTGCGAGTGAACGATGCGGCGCAGATCCAAAGCTTTTGGAGGAAGCTGTACGAAAAGAGGCAGCAGCATTATATGCAACATATGAGACATATCCGTTTACACAAATGATTGGGATCAATCCATTTGAAGGGATGTGGGGGAACTTTTTAGATGAAGAGGACAATTTTCGTAAAATGAAGGAGATTGTTCCTATATATCGAAAAGAGGCTTGGACAAGAGGCCTACGTGCGCTTGGTATTGAGAATGTAGCGCTCGGTGAAGAACTTGCCGAAAGGTTTCCTGCAGAGCGTAGAAGCAGACCCTTTGTATATGATGAGACGTTTCAAGTATTGGATGCGCTGCACGGTACATATAAATTGTTGTTGCTAACAAATGGTTCTCCGGATTTACAAAATACAAAACTTTCTATTACACCGCAACTTGCGCCTTATTTTGATCATATTGTAATCTCTGGAGCTTTTGGAAGGGGAAAGCCTGATCCATCCATTTTTGCACACGCACTGGAGCTGCTTTCGTTACAAAAGGAGGAAGTTGTAATGGTTGGGGATAACCTCATGACCGACATTCTTGGTGCATCGCGGGCAGGTATCACATCGGTTTGGATTAATCGTCATCAGAAAGAGCGAAATGAAGTTATACCAGATTATGAAATTACACATTTGGAAGAGTTATACAAAATTTTGACAGAACTAGATAAAAGATAA
- a CDS encoding spore coat protein codes for MPNNIEKRGLTDREILQLCLELEKGRCHSTSNAMLETSHQELRSIYQQCFENASNSQYELYKIANQKGWYKTEIASTEQIVTVQEHMQNNLQPKGNF; via the coding sequence ATGCCAAACAACATAGAAAAACGCGGTTTAACTGACCGAGAAATACTGCAACTCTGCTTAGAGTTGGAAAAAGGACGCTGTCATAGTACAAGCAATGCAATGTTAGAGACAAGTCATCAAGAGCTTCGTTCCATCTATCAACAATGCTTTGAAAACGCTAGCAACAGCCAATACGAGTTATATAAAATAGCAAATCAAAAAGGTTGGTATAAAACAGAAATTGCTTCCACTGAACAAATTGTTACGGTGCAGGAACACATGCAAAATAACTTGCAGCCGAAAGGTAATTTTTAG
- a CDS encoding IS1595 family transposase — translation MWEDVYEGISELSKSEQMALFNAMKQDLFPEEPDKITALLKSIRESRFASGLGCVHCGSTSVKRNGKYRSRQRYLCKDCGKTFNDMTNTPFSGSRYPEKWVKYVEMMVEGCTLPKIAKRLKIHISTAFYWRHKILNALCSLGFNQLQGIVESDETFFRESLKGQRTITHRKSKKRGEKDKKRGISNLKIAVVVAQDRNSNVIARKAGTGRVKAEEIDTVIGEYIHPSALLCTDTATNYKKFAKIKGLQHETVNERQKQRVKKGIFHIQHVNNFHNRLKSWMERFQGVGTHYLDNYLYWFRWLELGKNVAFEKRVEQMLISACQKSNYTTVQMLRSA, via the coding sequence GTGTGGGAAGATGTGTATGAAGGGATTAGTGAATTGAGCAAATCAGAACAAATGGCGTTATTTAATGCGATGAAACAAGATTTGTTTCCAGAAGAACCAGATAAAATTACAGCGTTACTCAAAAGTATTCGTGAATCTCGATTCGCTTCTGGATTGGGCTGTGTTCATTGTGGAAGCACCTCGGTTAAACGGAATGGTAAATATCGTTCCAGACAACGCTATTTATGTAAGGACTGCGGAAAGACGTTCAATGATATGACGAATACACCATTCTCTGGTTCTCGCTATCCTGAAAAATGGGTGAAGTATGTAGAAATGATGGTCGAAGGATGTACGCTCCCTAAAATCGCTAAACGCCTTAAAATTCACATCTCTACCGCCTTCTATTGGAGACACAAGATTTTGAACGCATTATGTAGCCTTGGCTTTAATCAACTACAAGGCATTGTCGAGAGCGATGAAACTTTCTTTCGTGAATCTTTGAAAGGTCAACGTACAATCACCCATAGAAAATCCAAAAAACGTGGTGAAAAAGACAAGAAACGAGGGATTTCAAACCTTAAAATTGCCGTTGTAGTAGCACAAGATAGAAATAGTAATGTAATTGCACGGAAAGCAGGAACAGGACGTGTAAAAGCCGAAGAAATTGATACTGTGATAGGTGAGTATATTCACCCATCTGCTTTGTTGTGTACAGATACAGCGACGAATTATAAAAAGTTTGCCAAGATAAAAGGATTACAGCACGAAACGGTCAATGAGCGACAAAAACAGCGTGTAAAGAAAGGGATTTTTCATATACAGCACGTTAACAACTTCCATAACCGTTTAAAGAGTTGGATGGAACGTTTCCAAGGTGTCGGAACGCACTATTTGGACAACTATCTCTATTGGTTCCGCTGGCTCGAATTAGGCAAAAATGTAGCATTTGAAAAACGAGTAGAACAAATGCTTATTTCAGCGTGTCAGAAATCTAATTATACAACTGTTCAAATGTTAAGAAGTGCATAA
- a CDS encoding peptide chain release factor 3, protein MKERTIHMSEQSNIQTSSRRTFAIISHPDAGKTTLTEKLLLLGGSIRSAGTVKAKKSGKYATSDWMEIEKQRGISVTSSVMQFSYRDHHINIVDTPGHQDFSEDTYRTLTAVDSAVMVIDGTKGIEAQTLKLFKVCRMRGIPILTFINKLDREGKDPLELLEEIEEVLEIESYPVTWPIGMGKRFQGTYDRFEKQIEVYRGNEESLFVNFDGEHVTDEVAEHINEGMLPSLMDELTLLNEAGNEFSMEKVKNGTLTPVFFGSAIANFGVQSFFNAFLQLTSPPQPRKSSIGEIDVNNPEFSGFVFKIQANMNPAHRDRIAFVRVCSGKFERGMTVTLSRTGKKIKLGQSQQFLASERETVEEAYPGDIIGLYDAGTYQIGDTIVGGSNTFKFEALPTFPPELFMKVRAKNAMKHKHFDKGMNQLVQEGAVQLYRTPFFGDYILGAVGELQFQVFEYRMKAEYGVDLEMIMMRHDIAKWVTGGELKDSMLDSRVMKVEDREGNPVLLFENDFVYRMFQDKYPDIKLSSVLEL, encoded by the coding sequence ATGAAGGAAAGGACTATACATATGAGTGAACAATCTAATATACAAACGTCATCGCGCCGGACATTTGCGATTATTTCGCATCCGGATGCAGGTAAAACAACACTGACGGAAAAGCTGCTTCTTCTTGGCGGTTCCATTCGTTCAGCAGGAACGGTAAAAGCAAAAAAGTCAGGTAAATATGCAACATCTGATTGGATGGAAATTGAAAAGCAACGTGGTATTTCCGTTACCTCCAGTGTGATGCAATTTTCGTATCGTGATCATCATATTAACATTGTTGACACACCAGGTCACCAAGATTTTAGTGAAGATACCTATCGAACACTAACAGCTGTTGATAGCGCAGTTATGGTGATTGACGGTACAAAAGGTATTGAGGCGCAAACACTTAAATTATTTAAAGTATGTCGCATGAGAGGAATCCCTATCTTAACGTTTATCAACAAATTAGACCGTGAAGGGAAAGATCCTCTAGAACTGCTAGAAGAAATCGAAGAGGTACTTGAAATTGAATCTTACCCAGTGACATGGCCGATTGGTATGGGGAAAAGATTTCAAGGTACATATGATCGCTTTGAAAAACAAATTGAAGTTTACCGCGGTAATGAGGAGTCGTTATTTGTTAACTTTGATGGCGAACATGTAACAGATGAAGTAGCGGAGCACATTAATGAAGGGATGCTACCGTCTTTAATGGATGAGCTAACGTTGCTTAATGAAGCGGGAAATGAGTTTTCAATGGAAAAAGTCAAGAATGGTACATTAACACCTGTTTTCTTTGGAAGTGCAATTGCAAACTTTGGGGTACAATCATTCTTCAATGCATTTTTGCAGTTAACATCACCACCGCAGCCACGAAAATCATCCATAGGTGAAATTGATGTAAACAACCCTGAGTTTTCCGGATTTGTTTTTAAAATTCAGGCGAACATGAATCCGGCGCACCGTGATAGAATTGCTTTTGTGCGTGTGTGTTCTGGGAAATTTGAGCGTGGCATGACAGTTACGTTATCTCGTACTGGGAAGAAAATCAAGCTTGGTCAGTCTCAGCAATTTTTAGCATCAGAGCGTGAAACAGTAGAAGAAGCATATCCAGGCGATATTATTGGCTTGTATGATGCCGGCACCTACCAAATTGGTGATACAATTGTCGGAGGCAGCAATACCTTTAAGTTTGAGGCACTGCCAACCTTCCCGCCGGAATTATTTATGAAAGTTCGTGCGAAAAACGCGATGAAGCATAAGCATTTTGATAAAGGAATGAATCAACTTGTACAAGAAGGTGCGGTGCAGCTTTACCGCACACCATTCTTTGGTGATTACATTTTAGGCGCGGTTGGTGAACTTCAGTTCCAGGTATTTGAATACCGTATGAAAGCAGAATATGGTGTGGATTTGGAGATGATTATGATGCGCCATGACATCGCAAAGTGGGTAACTGGCGGCGAACTAAAAGACAGTATGCTGGACTCGCGCGTAATGAAGGTGGAAGATCGTGAGGGGAATCCTGTACTGTTATTTGAAAATGACTTTGTATATAGAATGTTCCAAGATAAATATCCAGACATAAAATTAAGCAGCGTGTTGGAACTGTAG
- a CDS encoding DUF6176 family protein, producing the protein MNVELTRFRVKEGKSEQVDEWLKFLNENMKDVLITLEGEKMFVETIFREQLNGDEYLYWYSVQGEGGQEVEQSNHWIDKKHLEYWDKCIDETFRPVDLQTEVVMIPEKVRKSMI; encoded by the coding sequence ATGAATGTAGAACTAACCAGATTTAGAGTCAAAGAAGGTAAATCGGAACAAGTAGATGAATGGTTAAAATTTTTAAACGAAAATATGAAAGATGTTCTTATTACTCTTGAAGGCGAAAAAATGTTTGTTGAAACGATATTTAGAGAACAACTGAATGGCGATGAATACTTATATTGGTACTCAGTTCAAGGTGAAGGTGGTCAAGAAGTTGAACAATCTAACCATTGGATTGATAAAAAGCATTTAGAATATTGGGATAAATGTATTGATGAAACATTTAGACCTGTTGACTTACAAACGGAAGTTGTTATGATTCCTGAAAAAGTAAGAAAAAGTATGATATAA